The following are encoded together in the Robertmurraya sp. FSL R5-0851 genome:
- a CDS encoding nuclear transport factor 2 family protein yields the protein MSIENIVQQQIQLYNAGDIDGFASTYADDIIVYTFPDNTVTLSGKEALIERYTETFKKNMHAEIKNRSIVGNKVIDWEFATNGLTGETVSLMAIYEVNNNLISKVWFIRD from the coding sequence TTGTCCATAGAAAACATCGTTCAACAACAAATACAATTGTACAACGCCGGAGACATTGATGGCTTTGCAAGTACATACGCTGATGATATCATTGTCTATACTTTTCCAGACAACACGGTCACACTGAGCGGTAAGGAAGCCCTGATCGAACGGTATACAGAAACCTTCAAAAAGAACATGCACGCAGAAATCAAAAATCGGTCGATCGTCGGAAACAAAGTAATTGATTGGGAGTTTGCCACCAATGGCTTAACAGGTGAGACGGTAAGCTTAATGGCCATTTACGAGGTGAATAACAACCTAATTTCAAAAGTATGGTTTATAAGAGACTAA
- a CDS encoding alanine racemase codes for MYKLDTPSLLLDYQKLLTNINEISTFAKEQRIAYRPHIKTHKSIKIVQLQMEAGAVGITTAKIGEAEVMAAGGIKDILIAYPISSPDKIKRLVKLLDQGVHIKIAVDHIEALSYLQRELEHTPFTLEVWIKVNSGLNRCGVEPGKEAVILAKEIMTHSKLKLGGIFTHAGHSYAAKTIDEIERIGHYEGLSVVESAKECEKEGIRIPVRSVGSTPTYKRAGKVAGVTEIRPGNAVFFDAIQAGLDVTSIDRCALTLLASVVGVYKDRVIFDTGSKTLCLDKGAHGNQTVTGFGHVIGHPEIVIERLSEEHGIGVLSQETTLKLNDKVQIIPNHACTVVNQFDEYVVHENGRVIDVWKVDARGMVK; via the coding sequence ATGTACAAGTTAGACACACCTTCATTGCTTCTTGACTATCAAAAGCTATTAACAAATATAAACGAAATATCAACCTTTGCAAAAGAACAACGAATCGCTTACCGTCCACATATTAAAACACATAAGTCGATAAAAATTGTCCAGCTACAGATGGAAGCAGGTGCCGTTGGGATTACAACGGCAAAAATTGGTGAAGCTGAAGTGATGGCTGCTGGTGGAATCAAAGATATCTTAATCGCTTATCCTATTTCTAGTCCTGATAAAATTAAACGATTAGTGAAACTTCTTGATCAAGGAGTACATATAAAGATTGCTGTTGATCACATAGAAGCTTTATCCTATTTGCAAAGAGAGTTAGAACATACTCCCTTTACACTTGAGGTATGGATTAAAGTAAATTCTGGACTAAACCGCTGCGGAGTGGAACCAGGGAAGGAAGCGGTCATCTTAGCGAAGGAGATCATGACTCATTCCAAGTTAAAGCTTGGCGGTATTTTTACACATGCAGGGCATTCCTATGCTGCAAAAACAATAGATGAGATTGAAAGGATTGGACATTACGAAGGACTAAGCGTGGTGGAAAGTGCCAAAGAGTGCGAAAAAGAGGGGATCCGAATTCCTGTTCGCAGTGTTGGTTCAACACCAACCTATAAAAGGGCTGGAAAAGTAGCAGGGGTGACCGAAATCCGACCAGGAAATGCAGTATTTTTCGATGCTATTCAGGCTGGGTTGGATGTGACATCGATTGACCGTTGTGCACTTACACTTCTTGCTTCAGTTGTGGGAGTCTACAAGGACAGAGTTATTTTTGATACAGGAAGCAAAACACTTTGTTTAGACAAAGGAGCACATGGGAATCAGACCGTTACTGGCTTTGGACATGTAATCGGACATCCGGAAATCGTCATCGAACGCTTGTCGGAAGAACATGGAATAGGAGTTTTATCACAGGAAACGACATTAAAGCTAAATGATAAAGTGCAAATCATTCCAAACCATGCATGTACAGTGGTTAACCAGTTTGATGAATATGTGGTACACGAGAATGGTCGAGTGATAGATGTTTGGAAGGTAGATGCTCGGGGGATGGTAAAATAA